One Cylindrospermum stagnale PCC 7417 DNA segment encodes these proteins:
- a CDS encoding helicase-related protein — MKNLREYPWKISYTSNTHNTITDFYIPALECAIQYDRKAGFFSSAILSKVARGLGAMLYNEGRIRLIMGCQFSPQDLQAIQQGYELRDALLSRLDADLKPPESFAQLKHLEILSWLIQNQYLDIKIAIPIKENGQPEDSTQQLDPRHIFHEKVGIFTDSKGDKLAFNGSNNESIGGWERNVESFHVYCSWEGGRELDRVEEEVARFEQLWYDISPNVRVFEVPEAVQKKLLRYAPTTKPDWNSQVEFDTRPINNVDREELTVNSEQNWSTFNSSQVTEINSEPSSVNHQRSTVISEQERLAFTQLANIHEHPGCLDFCLKSIPIHPWPHQIKILRRVAQNFPQSFLIADEVGLGKTIETGLILRYLLLSKKVKRVLILAPASVQPQWQEELREKFNLHFWSYTQNSFTVDSSLLTEKYRQQSTLRQAQCIAVNSQPLTNPWNTQDLILASSHLVRRTERMRQILEAEPWDLVVLDEAHHARRKSPQDRKETPNRLLELMEQLKEKTKSLVLLSATPMQIDAIEIFDLLHLLGLQGHWSYGDNFCDYFASLQGAVKQEVINFWQVMSTDYFQRGGQPCSRLQQFLTNSDRQRHGGAEREQQGVAHREHRGGVDRILAYKMQDIWQRGKKISNHKQLLADEDFIATSRQYLTVNTPLKDLMFRHTRDTLRQYYQRGLLEKDIPTRVVQDNAITLEPQREVPLYVAVSDYVRHFYRLAQKEQRSCLGFLMTLYRKRLTSSFYAIKSSLQRRLDYLLTQHGSVLSEDDLADVDDADDAVIAGLETFFEPVDPQEIQYLEELLHQFENTGEDTKLSRFIQILRQELTERETAIVFTQYTDTMDYLRDTLKELYGSQVACYSGRGGELLTVHSLPLIEQYSPQSTVNSQPKLTEQYSPQSTVNSQPNWCLVPKEDIKRRFRQDEIKILLCTESASEGLNLQNCGVLINYDMPWNPMRVEQRIGRIDRIGQRYPTVRIHNFYYDGTVEAKVYRKLRDRINAFATVVGNLQPILAQVPTFIEQAVMSADPEEEDVLMSEFDSVLDSPPPRLAIEEMVAMDLDADLAEIQKPITSSPFTPEIIEQLFTSSAILTTSGVQFERRSEGTWQLNYKGQNYIVTFYPNIFDEMPSLRFMNFGEPLFEELLQAVNL, encoded by the coding sequence TTGAAAAATCTGCGTGAATATCCTTGGAAAATTAGCTACACCAGCAACACCCATAATACTATCACTGATTTCTACATTCCTGCTTTAGAGTGTGCCATTCAATATGACCGCAAAGCAGGTTTTTTTAGCAGTGCTATCTTGAGTAAAGTTGCACGGGGTTTAGGTGCAATGCTGTACAACGAAGGGCGAATACGGTTAATCATGGGCTGTCAGTTTAGCCCACAGGATTTACAAGCAATTCAACAAGGATACGAATTGCGAGACGCATTACTATCTCGGTTAGACGCAGACTTAAAACCACCAGAAAGTTTTGCCCAACTCAAACACTTAGAAATTCTCAGTTGGTTGATTCAAAACCAGTATCTCGATATTAAAATTGCTATTCCTATAAAAGAAAATGGGCAACCAGAAGATAGTACACAGCAACTAGATCCACGGCATATATTTCATGAAAAAGTTGGCATTTTTACTGATAGCAAGGGCGATAAATTAGCATTTAACGGTTCCAATAACGAATCCATCGGTGGCTGGGAGAGGAATGTAGAATCCTTTCACGTTTATTGTTCTTGGGAGGGAGGAAGGGAATTAGATAGAGTTGAAGAAGAAGTAGCTAGGTTTGAGCAACTTTGGTATGATATATCGCCTAATGTGCGAGTCTTTGAAGTTCCAGAAGCAGTGCAGAAAAAGCTGTTACGTTATGCCCCCACCACTAAACCCGATTGGAACTCTCAAGTAGAATTTGATACTCGACCAATTAATAATGTTGACAGGGAAGAGTTAACAGTTAATAGTGAGCAAAATTGGTCAACTTTTAACAGTTCACAGGTAACTGAAATAAACAGTGAACCGTCATCAGTCAACCATCAACGGTCAACTGTCATCAGTGAACAAGAACGGTTAGCATTTACTCAACTTGCCAATATTCATGAACATCCCGGCTGCTTGGACTTTTGTCTAAAATCAATTCCCATTCACCCCTGGCCGCACCAAATTAAAATACTGCGCCGCGTTGCTCAAAATTTTCCCCAAAGTTTTCTCATTGCTGACGAAGTTGGTTTAGGTAAGACAATTGAAACTGGTTTAATTTTGCGCTATCTGCTGTTATCCAAAAAAGTGAAGCGGGTACTGATTTTAGCACCTGCTAGCGTTCAACCCCAATGGCAAGAAGAATTACGGGAAAAATTTAATCTACATTTTTGGAGTTATACACAAAATTCGTTCACTGTTGACAGTTCACTGTTGACAGAAAAATACCGTCAACAGTCAACACTTCGGCAAGCTCAGTGCATCGCCGTCAACAGTCAACCGTTAACTAATCCTTGGAATACCCAAGACTTAATCCTGGCTTCTTCCCATTTGGTGCGGAGAACTGAGAGAATGCGCCAGATACTAGAAGCAGAACCTTGGGATTTAGTGGTATTGGATGAAGCACACCACGCAAGGCGTAAAAGTCCTCAAGACCGCAAGGAAACACCTAATCGCTTGTTAGAGTTGATGGAACAGCTAAAGGAGAAAACAAAATCTCTGGTTCTGCTCTCAGCAACTCCGATGCAAATTGATGCCATAGAAATTTTCGACTTATTACACCTGTTGGGACTGCAAGGACATTGGAGTTACGGTGATAACTTCTGTGATTATTTCGCTTCACTACAAGGTGCTGTCAAGCAGGAAGTAATTAATTTTTGGCAAGTTATGTCTACCGACTACTTTCAGCGTGGTGGCCAACCTTGTTCTAGGTTACAGCAGTTTTTGACAAATAGCGATCGCCAACGGCACGGCGGAGCCGAACGCGAACAGCAGGGCGTAGCCCATCGCGAACACCGGGGCGGAGTAGATCGCATTTTGGCTTATAAAATGCAAGATATATGGCAGCGGGGTAAGAAAATCTCTAATCACAAACAATTATTGGCAGATGAAGATTTCATTGCTACTTCGCGCCAATACTTGACTGTGAATACTCCTCTAAAAGACTTGATGTTTCGTCACACCCGCGATACTCTCCGACAATATTACCAGCGGGGGCTTTTAGAGAAGGATATTCCTACTAGAGTTGTGCAAGATAATGCTATTACTTTAGAACCGCAGCGAGAAGTACCACTTTATGTCGCCGTTAGCGACTACGTGCGTCATTTTTACCGATTAGCTCAAAAAGAACAGCGTTCTTGTCTGGGTTTCTTGATGACGCTGTACCGCAAGCGCCTGACGAGTTCATTTTATGCTATCAAATCATCTCTGCAACGCCGGTTGGATTATCTGCTAACTCAGCATGGAAGTGTTTTAAGCGAAGATGATTTAGCAGATGTAGACGATGCCGATGATGCAGTGATTGCTGGGTTGGAAACTTTCTTTGAACCAGTAGACCCCCAGGAGATTCAATACCTGGAAGAATTATTACACCAGTTTGAAAACACCGGAGAAGATACAAAGCTTTCCCGCTTTATTCAGATTTTGCGTCAAGAATTGACTGAACGGGAAACTGCGATCGTTTTTACCCAGTACACCGACACGATGGATTATCTGCGGGATACTTTGAAGGAGTTGTACGGTAGCCAAGTGGCTTGTTACTCCGGTCGCGGTGGGGAATTGTTGACAGTTCACAGTTTACCCTTGATTGAACAATACAGTCCACAGTCAACTGTCAACAGTCAACCAAAGTTGACTGAACAATACAGTCCACAGTCAACCGTCAACAGTCAACCAAATTGGTGTTTAGTTCCCAAAGAAGATATTAAACGGCGCTTCCGTCAAGATGAAATCAAAATTCTCCTCTGTACTGAGTCTGCTTCCGAGGGTTTGAACTTGCAAAATTGCGGTGTGTTGATTAATTACGATATGCCTTGGAATCCCATGCGGGTCGAACAGCGCATTGGGAGAATCGACCGCATTGGACAAAGATATCCTACTGTGCGAATCCACAACTTCTATTATGACGGCACTGTAGAAGCGAAGGTTTATAGAAAATTGCGCGATCGCATAAACGCTTTTGCTACAGTCGTGGGCAATCTCCAACCTATTTTAGCTCAAGTCCCTACCTTTATTGAACAGGCTGTTATGAGTGCAGATCCAGAAGAAGAGGATGTTTTAATGTCTGAATTCGATTCTGTATTAGACAGTCCACCACCTCGTCTAGCAATTGAAGAAATGGTAGCGATGGACTTGGACGCCGACTTAGCAGAAATTCAAAAACCAATTACTTCCAGTCCATTTACGCCAGAAATTATTGAGCAGTTATTCACGTCCTCAGCAATTTTAACGACCAGTGGTGTGCAGTTTGAGAGAAGGAGTGAAGGTACTTGGCAACTGAATTACAAAGGGCAGAATTACATTGTTACTTTTTACCCTAATATTTTTGATGAAATGCCTTCACTACGATTTATGAATTTTGGCGAACCCTTGTTTGAAGAGTTGCTACAAGCAGTTAACCTTTGA
- a CDS encoding Uma2 family endonuclease yields MYNYNPLECLPSSAELPDSDDTPVDNELQILIPNLLLAILAAIWQNRDDWFFGINMGVYYTPNKGAIVPDGFLSLGVERFVGENGRSSYVLWEEEDIPPILALEVVSQTYNGEYEQKKIDYAELGILYYAIYAPTRLRRKRQRLEVYRLVEGKYILQPGDKIWMPEISLGIGREQGTYQGRTREWLYWYDEHGDRYSTPEEQLQNLLARLQQQGIDPNTL; encoded by the coding sequence ATGTATAACTATAATCCGTTAGAATGCCTACCTTCATCGGCAGAATTACCCGATTCAGATGATACTCCTGTGGATAACGAACTGCAAATATTAATTCCCAACTTATTGTTAGCCATCTTAGCTGCAATCTGGCAAAACCGCGATGACTGGTTTTTTGGCATTAACATGGGAGTTTATTATACACCCAATAAAGGAGCCATAGTTCCTGATGGTTTCTTGAGTTTGGGTGTAGAACGGTTTGTTGGTGAAAATGGACGTTCTAGTTACGTTTTGTGGGAAGAAGAAGACATTCCACCAATTTTAGCTTTAGAAGTTGTTTCACAAACTTACAATGGCGAATATGAACAGAAAAAAATCGATTATGCAGAATTAGGCATTTTGTATTATGCGATTTATGCACCAACGCGGCTACGTCGTAAGCGTCAACGTTTAGAAGTTTATCGTTTAGTCGAAGGTAAATACATTTTACAACCAGGTGATAAAATTTGGATGCCAGAAATTAGTTTAGGTATTGGACGGGAACAGGGTACTTATCAAGGAAGGACGCGGGAATGGTTATATTGGTATGACGAGCATGGTGACAGATACTCAACACCAGAAGAACAATTGCAAAATCTGTTAGCTAGATTACAACAGCAAGGGATTGACCCTAACACACTTTAA
- a CDS encoding ATP-binding protein — translation MERDNREFIKVNRILGKQASIGPIPSEQLVPWIAIIIICYVLTNGLLSLGMGWFFTTSFWLIVSWWILTGNQPHQFLDRWRSPPGTEWCNGNSIYISPIPEYRPTWVRRRYGNSQVQIRLKPLIVPKQYGGKSKFMPFQNEVNICCIAEIKKDDREVAALLLDKGNSQYQLVFGFRIAGLHDILHENEVSQFALSIEEGLKELPPGEKITFCTGCSSDDTESYPLPTGSTKGVPHQRQTPLIALADDCHLKPVSVLFRNEQLRVEQLKEAGSRQIWSQIAFCTWTSDDDCSYKHKDFVGGLIEKCRKFGSWAVEQITGNKRIYQEEFFKKLLLQGFQQGFIQWELLLNTKIGLEVTPCSATDLWQWLWNRFNEGAAPPIPQVITLKETETGLELTETLTTDKHICTLLIEGQQGRSACPEHRGDNDRVYLTGKGKVCGVMVVTDPPVGWSNAQDQLKWVWKILASSYVHDTEAWIEISRSNDFLIQDNLARQAKQSKTARTLAITKGQGRDIGAEIKQEESFEAQRRIYEGTKALHCAPVFLVYRHSAQELTHACNLLANSFETAKVIRERNIAWEIWLQTLPITCKWLLHGGNLSERRITLDTHTVAGIMPLTVPKDIDKRGVEFLTSRGGKPIYVDLFHQQIGRALVTGTSGSGKSVLGWRFALEALANNIPVVGMDISASGNSTFKTAIELLGEQGAYYDIASGSSNLLEPPDLRRFDKSERERRMESWKDFIRKALVAIAMGKVENPHLAQRVDALLVKALDVFLKDPEIIARYNRAFEMGWRSPEWQQIPTLPDFVKFCTRERLNLRSFEEIDRQALNQIQNQVSALLSSRLGKAIARPSTFSPEPAIKFFALSGLSNEQDAYLMAINAHTACIRNALSHPKSLFIGDELSVLLRKDGFAQVIGETCATGRKEGIAVLLLSQDPDTICECATGAQIMQNMTYRITGRITSSGVASFQRYLGYPVNIISQNATEAFLPRISDLYSCWLVETGGRFWRTRFYPGEMMLASVANNQDEREARERVMAQYPNTPKGNLLGLRAFTDAYIPALKENKSFKHIGQEIHQKRALRDRLCPGISPADRLHQSGASLEGEGNRRESNDGQQAQERLIAS, via the coding sequence ATGGAACGAGACAATCGAGAATTTATCAAAGTCAACCGCATTCTGGGTAAACAAGCCAGCATTGGGCCAATTCCATCTGAACAGCTAGTCCCTTGGATTGCTATCATCATAATTTGCTATGTTCTCACCAATGGTTTACTTAGTTTGGGTATGGGTTGGTTCTTCACCACCTCCTTCTGGCTAATCGTCAGTTGGTGGATTCTGACAGGCAACCAACCCCATCAGTTTTTAGATCGATGGCGTAGTCCACCGGGAACAGAGTGGTGCAATGGTAACAGCATTTACATCTCACCGATTCCTGAATATCGACCTACTTGGGTGCGTCGGCGCTACGGAAACTCACAAGTGCAAATCCGACTCAAGCCGCTGATTGTACCGAAACAGTATGGAGGCAAAAGCAAGTTTATGCCATTCCAAAATGAAGTAAATATCTGCTGTATTGCAGAGATTAAAAAGGATGACCGGGAAGTTGCTGCCCTGTTGCTGGATAAAGGTAATTCTCAGTATCAACTCGTGTTTGGGTTTCGCATCGCTGGACTGCATGACATACTGCATGAAAATGAAGTCAGCCAATTTGCCCTCTCTATCGAAGAGGGTTTGAAAGAACTACCCCCCGGTGAAAAAATTACCTTTTGTACAGGCTGTTCTAGTGATGATACTGAGTCATATCCCCTACCTACAGGCTCCACCAAGGGAGTACCTCACCAACGACAAACCCCACTTATTGCCCTAGCTGACGATTGCCACCTGAAACCTGTTTCTGTACTGTTTCGCAACGAGCAATTGCGGGTGGAACAACTCAAGGAAGCAGGTTCTCGCCAAATCTGGAGCCAAATCGCCTTCTGTACTTGGACAAGCGATGATGATTGCAGCTACAAACACAAGGACTTTGTGGGTGGACTGATTGAAAAATGCAGAAAATTTGGCTCTTGGGCAGTTGAACAAATTACAGGGAACAAACGCATTTATCAAGAGGAGTTTTTCAAAAAGCTGTTATTGCAAGGATTTCAACAAGGATTCATTCAGTGGGAATTGCTGCTCAATACCAAGATTGGCTTAGAAGTAACACCTTGCAGTGCTACAGATTTATGGCAATGGCTTTGGAATCGATTTAATGAGGGTGCTGCACCTCCTATTCCCCAAGTGATTACACTGAAGGAGACTGAGACAGGACTAGAACTAACTGAAACCCTAACCACCGATAAACACATCTGTACATTACTGATTGAAGGACAACAGGGACGTTCTGCTTGTCCCGAACATCGGGGAGATAATGACCGAGTTTACCTCACGGGTAAAGGCAAGGTTTGTGGAGTCATGGTTGTAACAGATCCCCCAGTTGGTTGGTCTAACGCCCAAGACCAGCTAAAGTGGGTTTGGAAAATCCTTGCTTCCAGCTATGTCCACGATACAGAAGCTTGGATTGAAATCAGCCGCAGCAATGACTTCTTAATCCAGGACAACCTGGCACGTCAGGCAAAACAATCCAAAACAGCCCGCACTTTAGCCATAACCAAAGGACAGGGACGGGATATAGGAGCGGAAATCAAACAGGAGGAATCCTTTGAAGCCCAGCGACGAATTTACGAAGGTACAAAAGCGTTGCACTGCGCGCCTGTATTTCTAGTTTACCGTCACAGTGCCCAAGAGTTAACCCACGCCTGCAATCTGTTGGCTAACAGTTTTGAGACTGCCAAAGTAATTCGAGAGCGCAATATAGCTTGGGAGATATGGCTGCAAACCCTGCCGATTACCTGCAAATGGTTGCTGCATGGAGGCAATCTCAGCGAACGCAGAATAACTTTAGATACCCATACTGTGGCTGGGATTATGCCCCTAACTGTCCCCAAGGACATTGATAAACGGGGTGTGGAATTCCTTACCAGTCGTGGTGGTAAGCCAATTTATGTTGACTTATTTCACCAACAGATAGGACGCGCTCTAGTTACAGGGACTTCTGGCTCAGGGAAGAGCGTTTTGGGATGGCGCTTTGCTTTAGAGGCATTAGCGAACAATATTCCTGTTGTTGGTATGGATATTTCTGCCAGTGGTAACAGCACCTTCAAGACGGCGATTGAACTTTTAGGCGAACAAGGAGCATATTATGATATTGCCAGTGGTAGCAGTAATCTGCTGGAACCGCCAGATTTGCGACGATTTGACAAATCAGAACGGGAAAGGCGTATGGAGTCTTGGAAGGACTTTATTCGCAAGGCATTGGTGGCGATCGCTATGGGTAAAGTCGAAAATCCCCATTTAGCTCAACGGGTTGATGCTTTGTTGGTCAAAGCTTTGGACGTATTTCTCAAAGACCCAGAAATTATTGCTCGTTATAACCGAGCTTTTGAGATGGGTTGGCGATCACCAGAATGGCAACAGATACCCACGCTACCAGATTTTGTCAAGTTCTGCACTAGAGAACGTCTCAATCTGAGATCCTTTGAGGAGATTGACCGACAGGCACTTAATCAAATTCAAAATCAGGTGAGTGCGTTGTTGTCGTCGAGGTTGGGGAAAGCGATCGCGCGTCCCAGCACTTTTTCCCCTGAACCAGCGATTAAATTTTTCGCTCTCAGCGGATTGAGCAACGAGCAGGATGCTTACTTGATGGCGATTAATGCCCATACTGCCTGTATCCGCAATGCCCTATCCCACCCGAAAAGTTTGTTTATTGGTGATGAGCTTTCCGTATTGTTACGTAAAGATGGCTTTGCTCAAGTTATAGGTGAAACTTGTGCTACAGGACGCAAAGAAGGCATTGCTGTTCTGCTACTGTCCCAAGACCCGGACACCATTTGTGAGTGTGCGACAGGCGCTCAAATCATGCAGAACATGACCTACCGGATTACCGGACGTATTACCAGTAGTGGTGTTGCTTCTTTCCAACGGTATCTGGGCTATCCCGTCAATATTATCAGTCAGAATGCGACTGAAGCATTTCTACCGCGTATCAGCGACCTTTATTCCTGCTGGCTAGTAGAAACAGGTGGTAGATTCTGGCGTACCCGTTTTTACCCTGGAGAAATGATGCTGGCCAGTGTTGCCAATAACCAAGATGAACGGGAAGCACGGGAACGAGTGATGGCTCAGTATCCAAATACCCCCAAAGGCAACTTGTTAGGACTGAGAGCATTTACCGATGCTTACATTCCTGCTTTGAAGGAAAACAAGAGTTTTAAGCATATTGGTCAAGAGATACATCAAAAAAGAGCATTGCGCGATAGGCTATGTCCCGGGATAAGTCCTGCGGACAGGCTCCATCAAAGCGGAGCGTCTTTGGAAGGAGAAGGCAATCGCCGAGAGAGTAACGATGGCCAACAGGCTCAAGAACGCCTGATTGCAAGTTGA
- a CDS encoding anaerobic dehydrogenase, typically selenocysteine-containing codes for MDLSTRVIEGSGLSIPIFDGSYNNGKGRYLSEPEIIKNSLLEQMFEPEDLQFLLLVKIESKNPDADHLRPRTFKDGIRRKLVFSSGNNYYFADNSLSKNISRLFATEPDTACRYGSLLVSNCYKGSETFTGLRVKIVDFEDPQYADYKTGDCHGKISPQLAKQLGGERNCPLQFRFAWMKSWAEADNSQCPKTSFLSKGTLLPDAKITDAEGYDIIMDRSSIKGIKKSQLKDLIPCGDYEFPQAVIGNRGNAKATSYDNSWQFTIWYSEAAVKQDLSQPTAEKARELAELQRNPLALAKYIIQQSEKQQRLQQEHSEEAVDEIEGDANNQAQESRWISLLRSDKYGQLIETPKFRKFATDYIANQWRDLAIKSGYSHSSGMAMPCDRLNRGTICVPHLPEGDVILTRYPIVNSDNIRLYQNIHDPELNKTRNVVWIHPKDAEEYHQADFDGDQLMVSPASKLPNIASETLRAGTPGRFEPVKQRPKLAYTEITDEEGNLKYPRLSQIAAASSQNKVGLVATNIGRVQSSMPKDGENVERFVRRQRKLLNRLFQALQVEVDSPKSAERLEDIKEIGGENLLADAKKWSESHPSYFFDFKKDERLYRSFAMPADAPGSINVMAREVVNPLWEPTRIRSRDRHEFRYLFPKETLSVDALEWAEELKTRFQQARDEIKERVGDDKEAFNEELGKLYDSYRAEIDELFTTPEERLEGAAALWHTQHTRPELDRHRKDCLKLAEQMEITFSFEHDYELPSAALPQDTYVLSVPFGAGAIKWKESLEQKGIKFDATIHPQLPLIEFALKDLSPKVSEKLAAKFGENINDLDELNIPKDLRIIPPSDHSWAESRQDSGVGALAYNLFTEEVCQQLQDFQFDEIKVLGIKYNDFANENFASKQWKKRSVTLEVGVFELPESHPEFYRYNGTPILQIDGKNLGTFAPDSPKLPVGTTFAAVLQPDGSSIVLKVNPESIQLPEVTLPEFEPKLDTAGELRAIHREHWRKEMFDNLVGAIAITYEQRQANQSTSNEIEQFKIGSHWTAYVQPSGDFIVRNEGKRTICRGNIQTGEEIFPLSEAAASELEEMILERERTAESSTSLRDTTRWATPRQRRSLSLRSKQDLSNTGDGAVFSAKGEGYGHYRHRSQSKDVELN; via the coding sequence ATGGATTTAAGCACTAGAGTCATAGAAGGTTCTGGTCTGAGCATACCTATCTTTGATGGGTCTTACAATAACGGCAAGGGGAGATATTTATCAGAGCCAGAAATTATCAAAAATTCTCTGCTCGAACAAATGTTTGAGCCGGAAGATTTACAATTTCTACTACTGGTTAAAATCGAGAGTAAAAATCCAGATGCAGACCATTTAAGACCAAGAACTTTTAAAGATGGCATTCGACGCAAGTTAGTCTTCAGTTCAGGCAATAATTATTATTTTGCTGATAATTCACTGAGTAAAAATATTAGCCGCTTATTCGCTACAGAACCGGATACCGCTTGTCGCTATGGCTCTTTACTAGTTAGCAATTGCTACAAAGGCTCAGAAACATTTACAGGGCTGCGAGTTAAAATTGTGGACTTTGAAGATCCACAGTATGCTGATTACAAAACCGGAGACTGTCACGGCAAGATTTCACCTCAACTTGCCAAACAATTGGGAGGAGAACGCAATTGTCCACTTCAATTTCGGTTTGCGTGGATGAAATCTTGGGCTGAAGCTGATAACTCACAATGTCCGAAAACTAGCTTTTTATCGAAAGGAACTCTTTTACCAGATGCCAAAATAACTGATGCAGAGGGTTACGATATCATTATGGATCGTTCCTCAATCAAAGGCATTAAAAAATCTCAGCTTAAAGACTTGATACCTTGCGGTGACTATGAATTTCCCCAAGCGGTAATTGGTAATCGAGGTAACGCCAAAGCCACCAGCTACGATAATAGTTGGCAGTTTACCATTTGGTATTCAGAAGCAGCAGTCAAACAAGATTTAAGTCAACCCACCGCAGAAAAAGCTAGAGAACTAGCCGAATTGCAGCGCAATCCATTAGCACTGGCAAAATATATTATTCAACAATCTGAAAAACAACAGCGATTGCAGCAAGAGCATTCAGAAGAAGCTGTTGACGAAATTGAGGGTGATGCTAACAATCAAGCACAGGAATCTCGCTGGATTTCCTTATTACGTAGCGATAAATATGGTCAATTGATTGAAACTCCCAAATTCCGCAAGTTTGCTACCGATTACATAGCCAATCAATGGCGTGATTTAGCGATTAAGAGTGGATACAGCCACAGTTCAGGTATGGCCATGCCGTGCGATCGCTTAAATCGTGGCACAATTTGTGTACCCCACCTACCGGAAGGAGATGTAATTCTCACCCGTTACCCTATCGTTAACTCAGACAACATCCGCCTCTACCAAAACATCCACGACCCAGAATTAAACAAAACTCGCAACGTAGTTTGGATTCACCCCAAGGATGCCGAGGAATACCACCAAGCCGATTTTGACGGCGACCAATTGATGGTTAGTCCAGCCAGTAAACTGCCTAACATTGCTAGTGAAACTCTCCGCGCAGGTACACCGGGACGTTTTGAGCCAGTTAAGCAACGTCCTAAGCTGGCATATACGGAAATCACAGATGAAGAAGGAAACTTAAAATACCCTAGATTGTCTCAAATTGCGGCTGCCAGCAGTCAAAATAAAGTAGGGCTGGTAGCGACAAACATCGGGCGTGTGCAGTCCTCAATGCCCAAAGACGGTGAGAATGTGGAGCGGTTTGTCAGACGACAAAGGAAGCTGCTAAACCGTCTATTTCAGGCACTTCAGGTAGAAGTAGATTCACCTAAAAGTGCAGAAAGATTGGAAGATATCAAAGAAATAGGTGGGGAAAATTTACTCGCAGATGCCAAAAAATGGTCAGAGTCTCACCCCAGTTACTTTTTTGACTTTAAAAAAGATGAACGGCTTTATCGCTCCTTTGCCATGCCTGCGGATGCTCCTGGCTCAATTAACGTTATGGCCAGAGAAGTTGTCAATCCCTTGTGGGAACCAACACGCATTCGCAGCAGAGATAGGCATGAGTTTCGCTACCTGTTTCCCAAAGAAACATTATCTGTAGATGCTTTGGAATGGGCAGAAGAACTGAAAACAAGGTTTCAGCAAGCTAGAGACGAAATTAAGGAACGGGTGGGAGATGATAAGGAAGCCTTTAATGAAGAGTTGGGCAAACTTTACGATAGTTATAGAGCAGAAATTGATGAATTATTCACTACTCCAGAGGAGCGCTTGGAAGGTGCGGCGGCGCTGTGGCATACACAACACACCCGTCCAGAATTAGACCGACATCGCAAAGACTGTTTAAAGCTGGCAGAACAGATGGAAATTACGTTTTCGTTTGAGCACGATTATGAATTGCCCAGCGCGGCATTACCACAAGATACTTATGTTTTGAGTGTTCCGTTTGGTGCAGGTGCTATTAAATGGAAAGAGTCTTTAGAACAAAAGGGAATTAAATTTGATGCCACTATTCATCCTCAATTACCTCTGATTGAATTTGCTTTGAAAGACTTATCCCCGAAAGTATCTGAAAAATTAGCGGCTAAATTTGGTGAAAACATTAACGATTTAGATGAACTGAATATCCCCAAGGATTTGAGAATTATCCCTCCATCTGACCATAGTTGGGCAGAATCACGTCAGGATTCGGGTGTGGGTGCATTGGCATATAACTTGTTTACAGAGGAGGTATGTCAGCAGCTTCAGGATTTTCAGTTTGATGAAATTAAAGTATTGGGTATCAAATACAATGATTTTGCTAATGAAAACTTTGCTAGTAAGCAATGGAAAAAGCGCAGCGTTACTCTGGAAGTGGGAGTTTTTGAATTACCTGAATCACACCCAGAGTTTTATCGTTACAACGGTACACCAATATTACAGATTGATGGTAAAAATTTAGGCACTTTTGCGCCTGATAGTCCGAAGCTGCCCGTTGGGACTACATTTGCAGCCGTTTTGCAACCAGATGGTTCTAGTATTGTCCTGAAGGTTAATCCTGAGTCGATACAGTTGCCAGAGGTGACATTACCGGAATTTGAACCAAAGTTAGATACTGCTGGGGAGTTGAGAGCTATTCACCGCGAACACTGGCGTAAGGAAATGTTTGATAATTTAGTAGGTGCGATCGCTATTACCTACGAACAGCGACAAGCTAATCAATCTACCAGTAATGAAATTGAACAGTTTAAAATTGGTAGCCATTGGACTGCTTATGTGCAACCTAGTGGTGATTTTATTGTGCGGAATGAGGGTAAGCGGACGATTTGTCGAGGAAATATCCAGACTGGTGAGGAGATATTTCCGCTTTCAGAAGCAGCCGCAAGTGAGTTAGAGGAGATGATTTTGGAAAGAGAGCGAACTGCTGAAAGCAGCACTTCTCTACGAGACACTACGCGATGGGCTACGCCCCGCCAAAGGCGATCACTATCACTGAGGAGTAAACAGGATCTATCAAATACTGGTGATGGCGCGGTGTTCAGTGCCAAAGGCGAGGGCTACGGTCACTACAGGCATCGCAGTCAGAGTAAGGATGTAGAGTTGAACTGA